Proteins encoded together in one Corallococcus caeni window:
- a CDS encoding DUF418 domain-containing protein, with protein MSDSVPSASSARPVDASERLPLLDVLRGFALWGVFVSNSFAWFSGRVLMPREQAQALAAPPFEAAVTALYHFFVNQKFVTLFAFLFGLGFSIQLKRAEGRGASVVPVYSRRLLVLLGIGVVHLTALWAGDVLSTYALLGFALLLFRDRSDRMLWMWVGLSVVVVPLLVPALLHFGPILLHGAQAAADAAKATEAMEAQTRGQLLLGLKSDSLWTTQAANAHFLQYMLPTLKRLLWMIFILGRFLLGLLAGRHLLLQDVERHRAWHRKLLGWGLVLGVLGNGAGVVVQHLRLAGLLDPSKAHWMFTLSAIQELGYLGLAAFYVAAFALLFQKERWRRWLGVLAPVGRMALTNYLLQTVVSLCLYDGWGLGLVGKLTPSACVALTMGVFALQIPFSHAWLSRFRFGPAEWLWRSLTYGQRQPMRLALKPSPAGVPDVQ; from the coding sequence ATGTCCGACTCCGTCCCTTCCGCCTCCAGCGCCCGCCCGGTGGACGCCTCCGAACGGCTGCCACTCCTGGACGTGCTGCGCGGCTTCGCGTTGTGGGGCGTCTTCGTGTCGAACAGCTTCGCGTGGTTCAGCGGTCGCGTGCTCATGCCTCGCGAGCAGGCCCAGGCGCTGGCTGCACCGCCCTTCGAGGCGGCCGTCACGGCGCTCTACCACTTCTTCGTGAACCAGAAGTTCGTCACGCTGTTCGCCTTCCTCTTCGGGCTGGGGTTCTCCATCCAGCTGAAGCGAGCCGAGGGTCGAGGGGCCTCCGTCGTCCCGGTGTACTCGCGCCGGTTGTTGGTGCTGCTGGGCATCGGCGTGGTGCACCTCACCGCGCTGTGGGCGGGAGACGTGCTCTCCACGTACGCGCTGCTGGGCTTCGCGCTGCTCCTCTTCCGGGACCGTTCGGACCGGATGCTCTGGATGTGGGTGGGCCTGTCGGTGGTGGTGGTCCCGCTGCTGGTGCCGGCGCTCCTGCACTTCGGCCCCATCCTGCTCCACGGCGCGCAGGCCGCGGCCGACGCCGCGAAGGCCACCGAGGCCATGGAGGCCCAGACGCGAGGGCAGCTGCTGTTGGGGCTCAAGAGCGACTCGCTCTGGACGACGCAGGCCGCGAACGCGCACTTCCTCCAGTACATGCTGCCCACGCTCAAGCGGCTGCTGTGGATGATCTTCATCCTGGGCCGCTTCCTGCTGGGATTGCTGGCGGGCCGGCACCTGTTGCTCCAGGACGTGGAGCGCCACCGCGCCTGGCACCGGAAGCTTTTGGGCTGGGGGCTGGTGCTGGGCGTGCTGGGAAATGGCGCGGGGGTGGTGGTGCAGCACCTGCGCCTCGCGGGGCTGCTCGACCCGTCGAAAGCACACTGGATGTTCACCCTGTCCGCCATCCAGGAGCTGGGCTACCTGGGCCTCGCCGCGTTCTACGTGGCAGCCTTCGCCCTGCTCTTCCAGAAGGAGCGCTGGCGCCGATGGCTGGGCGTGCTGGCGCCGGTGGGGCGCATGGCGCTGACCAACTACCTGCTGCAGACGGTGGTGAGCCTCTGCCTTTACGACGGCTGGGGGCTGGGGCTCGTCGGCAAGCTCACGCCATCCGCCTGTGTGGCGCTGACGATGGGGGTGTTCGCGCTCCAGATTCCGTTCAGCCACGCGTGGCTGTCGCGATTCCGCTTCGGTCCGGCCGAGTGGTTGTGGCGCTCGCTCACCTACGGCCAGCGCCAGCCCATGCGGCTCGCGCTCAAGCCGTCGCCGGCCGGCGTCCCCGACGTCCAATGA
- a CDS encoding fatty acid desaturase has protein sequence MRADDAPPIPAALNALLLVAAMGTGALCLWAASHAEGLWVRLVAAGVFSYVNNTVFSLLHEATHGVLHPSRRLNDGLGRLAATFFPTSFTLQRAFHLTHHRHNRTAREQFDYLHPGDHRFLKYAQWYVILTGVYWLFVPLGALVFALVPGLLRRLRGPGTRYGEQTGADAYLGRLEDAPGAAIRVEVLGMVAVQAGLAYALDLTLVGWALCYAAFAVNWSSLQYADHAWSPLDVREGAWDLKVAAPVRWVFLNYHYHRAHHRHPQVPWLYLGRYVDERVPRPSFLRVWLAMWRGPRPFPEQTK, from the coding sequence ATGCGCGCCGATGACGCTCCGCCGATTCCCGCCGCGCTCAATGCGCTGTTGCTCGTCGCGGCGATGGGCACGGGGGCCCTGTGCCTGTGGGCCGCGTCGCACGCGGAGGGGCTCTGGGTGCGGCTGGTGGCGGCCGGGGTGTTCTCCTACGTGAACAACACGGTGTTCTCGCTGTTGCACGAAGCGACGCACGGCGTGCTGCACCCGTCGCGGAGGCTCAACGACGGGCTGGGCCGGCTGGCGGCGACGTTCTTTCCCACATCGTTCACGTTGCAGCGCGCGTTCCACCTCACGCATCACCGGCACAACCGCACGGCGCGCGAGCAGTTCGACTACCTGCACCCGGGCGACCACCGCTTCCTCAAGTATGCGCAGTGGTACGTCATCCTGACCGGCGTCTACTGGTTGTTCGTGCCGCTGGGCGCGTTGGTGTTCGCGCTCGTGCCGGGGCTGCTGCGGAGGTTGAGGGGCCCGGGCACGCGCTACGGGGAGCAAACGGGCGCGGACGCGTACCTGGGGCGGCTGGAGGACGCGCCGGGCGCGGCCATCCGCGTGGAGGTGCTGGGGATGGTGGCGGTGCAGGCGGGGCTGGCGTACGCGCTGGACCTGACGCTCGTGGGGTGGGCGCTCTGCTATGCGGCGTTCGCGGTGAATTGGAGCTCGCTCCAGTACGCGGACCACGCGTGGTCGCCGCTGGACGTGCGCGAAGGCGCATGGGACCTGAAGGTCGCCGCGCCGGTGCGCTGGGTGTTCCTCAACTACCACTACCACCGGGCGCACCACCGTCACCCGCAGGTGCCCTGGCTCTACCTGGGCCGCTACGTGGATGAGCGCGTCCCCCGGCCGTCCTTCCTGCGGGTCTGGCTGGCAATGTGGCGGGGACCCCGGCCGTTCCCGGAGCAGACGAAGTGA
- a CDS encoding phosphatase PAP2 family protein translates to MKRTGAMTFGFALFFLAVYGGASWVTGFYPGGLRVDLPFEQHIPFMPGWAAVYVSMDVLLLLSLFIFRTWRQLLPFALALCAETVLGALCFLVLPVEVAWPTRAVTGGWTSVFQAADTMNLERNYLPSLHVAFACTAALAYRERSGPVASTVFALWALAIAASTLLIHEHHLVDVLAGALLAWGTWHVVAPRVRKEAFVEAVRVEALCARELSRFARRHPRYGLIALALYQQSLGRWSKARRARVGFCFLQLVDDVLDGDRPVDGEPLDAIDALLRTLETGAPAPATELHDTATPLGRVLLTELTDPTAREQVFELVRTMRRDRERVRDGRWWDAATLQNQLGDTFRLSVGLMLHVADAQVRAEEAPSLLAALGWCSVMRDLREDLAQGLFNVPADVAAEVRAQGHEPEDFDSLLAAEAGRTWARSEYQRARALLDRSAKELANLEGRPGVALLRLFHRSVEAFWARKLPRRMPFLREAPVLETS, encoded by the coding sequence TTGAAGCGCACAGGCGCGATGACGTTCGGCTTCGCGCTGTTCTTCCTCGCGGTGTACGGCGGCGCGAGCTGGGTGACGGGCTTCTATCCCGGTGGCCTGCGCGTAGACCTACCGTTCGAGCAGCACATCCCGTTCATGCCCGGGTGGGCCGCCGTCTACGTCAGCATGGACGTGCTGCTGCTCCTGTCCCTGTTCATCTTCCGGACCTGGCGGCAGCTGCTCCCCTTCGCGCTGGCGTTGTGCGCGGAGACGGTGCTGGGAGCGCTCTGCTTCCTCGTCCTGCCGGTGGAGGTGGCGTGGCCGACGCGCGCCGTGACCGGCGGGTGGACATCAGTCTTCCAGGCCGCGGACACGATGAACCTGGAGCGCAACTACCTGCCGTCACTCCACGTCGCCTTCGCGTGCACGGCGGCCCTGGCCTACCGCGAACGTTCAGGTCCGGTAGCCAGTACCGTGTTCGCGCTGTGGGCACTGGCCATCGCGGCGTCCACGCTGCTCATCCACGAGCACCACCTGGTGGACGTGCTCGCGGGAGCGCTGCTCGCCTGGGGCACGTGGCATGTCGTGGCGCCCAGGGTCCGGAAGGAAGCATTCGTCGAAGCCGTGCGGGTGGAGGCCCTCTGCGCGCGCGAGCTGTCCCGCTTCGCGCGCAGGCATCCGCGCTACGGTCTCATCGCGCTCGCGCTGTATCAACAATCCCTGGGGCGCTGGAGCAAGGCGCGCAGGGCGCGGGTGGGGTTCTGCTTCCTCCAACTCGTGGATGACGTGCTGGATGGAGATCGTCCTGTCGATGGCGAACCGCTGGACGCCATCGACGCGCTCCTGCGCACGCTGGAGACTGGAGCACCGGCTCCCGCGACGGAGCTCCATGACACCGCGACCCCACTCGGCCGGGTGCTGCTCACGGAGCTGACCGACCCGACGGCCCGCGAGCAGGTGTTCGAGCTGGTGCGCACGATGCGCCGGGACCGCGAGCGGGTGCGCGATGGGCGCTGGTGGGACGCGGCGACACTCCAGAACCAACTCGGCGACACCTTCCGGCTGTCCGTGGGCCTGATGCTGCACGTCGCGGATGCCCAGGTGCGAGCGGAGGAGGCGCCTTCCCTGCTCGCGGCGTTGGGTTGGTGTTCCGTGATGCGCGACCTGCGCGAGGATCTGGCCCAGGGCCTCTTCAACGTCCCCGCTGACGTCGCGGCGGAGGTGCGCGCCCAGGGGCATGAGCCGGAGGACTTCGACTCCCTGCTCGCAGCCGAAGCCGGACGGACGTGGGCGCGGAGCGAGTACCAGCGCGCCCGCGCCCTGCTGGACCGCTCCGCGAAGGAGCTTGCCAACCTGGAGGGCAGGCCCGGTGTCGCGCTGCTGCGACTCTTCCACCGGTCGGTGGAGGCCTTCTGGGCCCGGAAGCTGCCGCGCCGCATGCCCTTCCTGCGCGAGGCGCCGGTCCTCGAAACCTCCTGA